A window from Peromyscus eremicus chromosome 5, PerEre_H2_v1, whole genome shotgun sequence encodes these proteins:
- the LOC131910460 gene encoding olfactory receptor 2B11-like, producing the protein MNLGNESAPKIFILLGFSNHPWLEMPLFIMVLVAYVCTMLGNISIIVLSRIDPQLDSPMYFFLSNLSFLDLCFTTTTIPQLLLNLWGPDKSISYGGCVTQFYVFHFLGATECILLAVMSLDRYIAICKPLRYPSIMHQQLCILLVSMAWLSGLANSLLQSTLTVKLPLCGNNKVDNFLCEVPVMIKMSCANTAFNVAMLSIVGTFYSLVPLSLILVSYGFIVATVLRIRSSEGKKKAFNTCGSHVVVVSLFYGPVISMYVQPSSSNSQDKNKLLSLFYSLVTPMLNPFIYTLRNKDMKGAMRRLLVSLYHRGTEQT; encoded by the coding sequence ATGAATCTAGGCAATGAAAGTGCTCCAAAGATCTTCATTCTTTTGGGTTTCTCCAACCATCCATGGCTGGAAATGCCCCTCTTCATAATGGTGCTTGTTGCTTATGTCTGCACAATGCTGGGAAATATCTCAATTATTGTTCTATCCAGGATAGACCCCCAACTGGACAGCCCaatgtatttcttcctttctaacctCTCCTTCTTGGACCTGTGTTTTACTACAACCACCATCCCTCAGCTGCTTCTGAATCTTTGGGGCCCAGATAAATCTATCAGCTATGGAGGCTGTGTGACACAGTTTTATGTTTTTCACTTCCTGGGGGCTACAGAGTGCATCCTCCTGGCTGTGATGTCTTTGGATCGCTACATTGCCATATGCAAGCCCCTACGGTACCCATCCATCATGCACCAGCAACTGTGTATCCTCCTGGTGTCCATGGCATGGCTGAGTGGTTTGGCTAACTCGTTGCTTCAATCAACCCTCACTGTCAAGCTGCCACTTTGTGGAAACAACAAAGTAGACAACTTTCTCTGTGAGGTCCCAGTGATGATCAAGATGTCCTGTGCTAACACTGCATTCAACGTAGCTATGCTCTCCATTGTAGGGACTTTCTACTCCCTGGTTCCCTTGTCACTTAtccttgtttcctatgggttcattGTGGCTACTGTGCTTAGGATTCGTTCCTCAGAGGGCAAGAAGAAAGCCTTTAATACATGTGGTTCTCATGTTGTTGTCGTGTCTCTTTTCTATGGACCGGTAATCAGCATGTATGTACAACCCTCATCTTCTAATTCCCAGGACAAGAACAAACTTCTGTCTCTGTTCTACAGTTTGGTGACTCCTATGCTTAACCCCTTTATCTATACTTTGAGGAATAAGGACATGAAAGGAGCGATGAGGAGGCTTCTTGTCTCATTGTATCACAGGGGAACAGAGCAAACCTAA